The following coding sequences are from one Eleginops maclovinus isolate JMC-PN-2008 ecotype Puerto Natales chromosome 13, JC_Emac_rtc_rv5, whole genome shotgun sequence window:
- the LOC134874764 gene encoding natural killer cells antigen CD94-like isoform X3, with translation MSSNIYEDINLAMNVGFTKGARKDGGQREERIIDIYDSVDRDYGLNSEKHLPSVRRNRFRAAALTLGLLCFLLLVAVTVLSTRYISLTLEKEQLQNRIEELQASNEQWNNDCWDKNNHTAWMKFGCSCYYKSTEMKNWTESRRDCKARGADLVVIGSQNEKDFISKLSKPETTWIGLQAVKKKADWADKWEWNPVDQSPLIYGAWKNGVEVNPVHGALSTAYVDLEGTWTQTNNGSKRWIYLAVLALTPT, from the exons ATGTCTTCCAACATTTATGAAGACATTAACTTGGCTATGAATGTAGGATTCACCAAGGGAGCCAGAAAGGACggtggacagagagaggagagaattATCGACATCTACGATAGTGTGGACAGAGATTATG GATTAAACAGTGAGAAGCATCTTCCATCCGTCCGAAGAAACCGCTTCAGAGCAGCTGCATTGACTTTAGGTCTACTGTGTTTCCTGCTGCTGGTTGCAGTCACTGTCCTGTCGACACGTT ATATTTCACTGACTTTGGAAAAAGAACAGCTGCAGAACAGAATCGAGGAGCTGCAGGCCAGTAATGAACAATGGAACAATGACTGCTGGGATAAGAATAACCACACAGCATGGATGAAATTTGGGTGCAGTTGTTACTACAAATCTACTGAGATGAAAAACTGGACGGAGAGCAGGAGAGACTGTAAGGCCAGAGGAGCAGATCTGGTGGTAATAGGCAGCCAAAACGAAAAG GATTTTATAAGTAAACTGAGTAAACCTGAAACTACCTGGATCGGTCTGCaggcagtgaaaaaaaaagcagattggGCTGATAAATGGGAATGGAATCCAGTGGACCAATCACCACTGATATACGG TGCCTGGAAGAATGGCGTTGAAGTGAACCCTGTGCACGGGGCTCTGTCCACAGCATATGTAGATCTGGAAGGAACATGGACACAAACCAACAATGGTTCCAAAAGATGGATCT ATCTAGCTGTCCTCGCTTTAACACCTACATAA
- the LOC134874764 gene encoding natural killer cells antigen CD94-like isoform X1, with translation MSSNIYEDINLAMNVGFTKGARKDGGQREERIIDIYDSVDRDYGVKHDGGLNSEKHLPSVRRNRFRAAALTLGLLCFLLLVAVTVLSTRYISLTLEKEQLQNRIEELQASNEQWNNDCWDKNNHTAWMKFGCSCYYKSTEMKNWTESRRDCKARGADLVVIGSQNEKDFISKLSKPETTWIGLQAVKKKADWADKWEWNPVDQSPLIYGAWKNGVEVNPVHGALSTAYVDLEGTWTQTNNGSKRWIYLAVLALTPT, from the exons ATGTCTTCCAACATTTATGAAGACATTAACTTGGCTATGAATGTAGGATTCACCAAGGGAGCCAGAAAGGACggtggacagagagaggagagaattATCGACATCTACGATAGTGTGGACAGAGATTATGGTGTAAAGCACGATGGAG GATTAAACAGTGAGAAGCATCTTCCATCCGTCCGAAGAAACCGCTTCAGAGCAGCTGCATTGACTTTAGGTCTACTGTGTTTCCTGCTGCTGGTTGCAGTCACTGTCCTGTCGACACGTT ATATTTCACTGACTTTGGAAAAAGAACAGCTGCAGAACAGAATCGAGGAGCTGCAGGCCAGTAATGAACAATGGAACAATGACTGCTGGGATAAGAATAACCACACAGCATGGATGAAATTTGGGTGCAGTTGTTACTACAAATCTACTGAGATGAAAAACTGGACGGAGAGCAGGAGAGACTGTAAGGCCAGAGGAGCAGATCTGGTGGTAATAGGCAGCCAAAACGAAAAG GATTTTATAAGTAAACTGAGTAAACCTGAAACTACCTGGATCGGTCTGCaggcagtgaaaaaaaaagcagattggGCTGATAAATGGGAATGGAATCCAGTGGACCAATCACCACTGATATACGG TGCCTGGAAGAATGGCGTTGAAGTGAACCCTGTGCACGGGGCTCTGTCCACAGCATATGTAGATCTGGAAGGAACATGGACACAAACCAACAATGGTTCCAAAAGATGGATCT ATCTAGCTGTCCTCGCTTTAACACCTACATAA
- the LOC134874764 gene encoding C-type lectin domain family 2 member D-like isoform X2, protein MSSNIYEDINLAMNVGFTKGARKDGGQREERIIDIYDSVDRDYGVKHDGGLNSEKHLPSVRRNRFRAAALTLGLLCFLLLVAVTVLSTRYISLTLEKEQLQNRIEELQASNEQWNNDCWDKNNHTAWMKFGCSCYYKSTEMKNWTESRRDCKARGADLVVIGSQNEKDFISKLSKPETTWIGLQAVKKKADWADKWEWNPVDQSPLIYGAWKNGVEVNPVHGALSTAYVDLEGTWTQTNNGSKRWICEKQISRV, encoded by the exons ATGTCTTCCAACATTTATGAAGACATTAACTTGGCTATGAATGTAGGATTCACCAAGGGAGCCAGAAAGGACggtggacagagagaggagagaattATCGACATCTACGATAGTGTGGACAGAGATTATGGTGTAAAGCACGATGGAG GATTAAACAGTGAGAAGCATCTTCCATCCGTCCGAAGAAACCGCTTCAGAGCAGCTGCATTGACTTTAGGTCTACTGTGTTTCCTGCTGCTGGTTGCAGTCACTGTCCTGTCGACACGTT ATATTTCACTGACTTTGGAAAAAGAACAGCTGCAGAACAGAATCGAGGAGCTGCAGGCCAGTAATGAACAATGGAACAATGACTGCTGGGATAAGAATAACCACACAGCATGGATGAAATTTGGGTGCAGTTGTTACTACAAATCTACTGAGATGAAAAACTGGACGGAGAGCAGGAGAGACTGTAAGGCCAGAGGAGCAGATCTGGTGGTAATAGGCAGCCAAAACGAAAAG GATTTTATAAGTAAACTGAGTAAACCTGAAACTACCTGGATCGGTCTGCaggcagtgaaaaaaaaagcagattggGCTGATAAATGGGAATGGAATCCAGTGGACCAATCACCACTGATATACGG TGCCTGGAAGAATGGCGTTGAAGTGAACCCTGTGCACGGGGCTCTGTCCACAGCATATGTAGATCTGGAAGGAACATGGACACAAACCAACAATGGTTCCAAAAGATGGATCTGTGAGAAACAGATCTCCCGAGTGTAA
- the LOC134874765 gene encoding CD209 antigen-like protein A has translation MSSNIQEGPNLAMNVRYSKGAREDSRQREESLVEILDNVDTFHVSKQDGEHLPASKRTHFRAAAAALGLLFVLILARVVFHSRVYISLTLEKEQLQNRIEELQASNDILRNNDCWDKNNHTAWMKFGCSCYYKSAEMKNWTESRRDCKARGADLVVIGSHNEKDFISKLSKPETTWIGLQAVKKKADWADKWKWNPVDQSPLTYGAWKNGVEVNPVHRALSTAYVDLEGTWTQTNNGSKRWICEKQISRV, from the exons ATGTCTTCCAACATTCAAGAAGGCCCAAATTTGGCTATGAATGTGAGATACAGCAAAGGTGCCCGAGAAGACAGccgacagagagaggagagcctTGTGGAAATCCTCGACAATGTGGACACATTTCATGTTTCAAAACAGGATGGAG AGCATCTTCCAGCTTCAAAAAGAACCCACTTCAGGGCTGCTGCAGCGGCTCTAGGTCTCCTGTTTGTCTTGATTCTTGCCAGAGTCGTTTTCCATTCCAGAGTCT ATATTTCACTGACTTTGGAAAAAGAACAGCTGCAGAACAGAATCGAGGAGCTGCAGGCCAGTAATGACATCCTGAGGAACAATGACTGCTGGGATAAGAATAACCACACAGCATGGATGAAATTTGGGTGCAGTTGTTACTACAAATCTGCTGAGATGAAAAACTGGACGGAGAGCAGGAGAGACTGTAAGGCCAGAGGAGCAGATCTAGTGGTAATAGGCAGCCACAACGAAAAG GATTTTATAAGTAAACTGAGTAAACCTGAAACTACCTGGATCGGTCTGCaggcagtgaaaaaaaaagcagattggGCTGATAAATGGAAATGGAATCCAGTGGACCAATCACCACTGACATACGG TGCCTGGAAGAACGGCGTTGAAGTGAACCCTGTGCACAGGGCTCTGTCCACAGCATATGTAGATCTGGAAGGAACATGGACACAAACCAACAATGGTTCCAAAAGATGGATCTGTGAGAAACAGATCTCCCGAGTGTAA